One genomic segment of Cryptomeria japonica unplaced genomic scaffold, Sugi_1.0 HiC_scaffold_182, whole genome shotgun sequence includes these proteins:
- the LOC131078323 gene encoding putative germin-like protein 2-1, whose product MANRMIYFTLGLFLLICCYSDRVMAGDSDPLQDFCVADEESKVLVNGFVCKDPMQVSADDFFFRGLGQAGNTDNDVGSNVTMANVKQIPGLNTLGISLVRIDYAVGGINPPHTHPRATEVLVLLEGQLLVGFIDTNNKFFSKTLEKGDVFVFPKALVHFQQNVGHENAVAISALSSQLPGVQTIANSLFAADPPLPDSVLAKAFRITQEVVDYIQKKLA is encoded by the exons ATGGCTAACCGAATGATTTACTTCACACTGGGACTTTTTCTGTTGATATGTTGTTACAGCGACAGGGTCATGGCAGGGGATTCCGATCCCTTGCAAGATTTCTGCGTTGCAGATGAGGAAAGCAAAG TTTTGGTGAACGGGTTCGTTTGCAAAGACCCAATGCAAGTTTCAGCAGACGACTTCTTCTTCCGGGGACTTGGGCAGGCAGGGAACACCGACAATGATGTGGGCTCCAACGTAACGATGGCGAACGTTAAACAGATACCAGGCCTCAATACGTTGGGAATATCGTTGGTCCGCATCGACTACGCAgtgggtggaataaatcctcctcacacacacccaagagccaccgaagttcttgttttactggaaggccagcttcttgtgggtttcattgacaccaacaacaagtttttcagcaaaacgttggagaagggagatgtgtttgtgtttccaaaggcacttgtgcatttccagcagaatgtggggCATGAAAATGCGGTGGCCATATCTGCATTGAGCAGCCAGCTTCCGGGAGTTCAGACAATCGCCAACTCTCTGTTTGCAGCGGATCCTCCTCTCCCAGATTCCGTATTGGCCAAGGCCTTCCGCATCACACAGGAAGTTGTGGATTACATTCAGAAGAAATTGGCATAA